The Cytobacillus sp. NJ13 sequence TGGCGCTTGAGCAATAATCGGCCCAGTATCCATGCCTTCATCGACAAAATGAACCGTCACACCGCTTACCTTCACATTGGCAGATAACGCCTGGCCAATTGCATCCTTACCTGGAAAAGCGGGAAGAAGAGAAGGATGGATATTAATAATCCTGCCTTCGAACTCTTTCAAAAGCGTCGGGCCAATCAGTCTCATGTAGCCTGCGAGAATAATATACTCTGCGCCGCTCTCCTTCAGCCTTTGCAAAATCGCTCTTTCATACTCTGCTTTGCCAGCATAGTCTTTAGCTGAAAAAACAAACTGCGGAACTTGTTCGTTTTGTGCACGCTGGGTGCTGTATGCACCTGGCCGATCACAGACAAACAAGACGATCTCAGCCTGCAAATCACCTTTGTTTACAGCATCGGCAATGGCCTGAAAGTTCGTTCCGCTTCCGGAAGCAAACACTGCGATTTTTTTCATGACTTCCTCCAAGTTACAGAATTTCAATTCCTTCCCGATCCGTTACTGTGCCCATTAGATAGGCTTTTTCTCCAATTTCATTAAAATAGGCGATCAGTTCATCAGCATTTGCTTTATCCGCTGCAATCACCATGCCTGTTCCCATATTAAAAATGTTGTACATTTCTTTGCGTTCCAGTCCGCCGATCTTCTCCATAACCGTGAACACAGGCGGCACTTCCCAATTGCTTTCACTAAGCTGGGCGCCAAGACCTTCAGGCAGCATGCGCGGGATATTTTCAATAAATCCGCCGCCGGTAATATGTGCCATGCCTTTCAGCTTGAATTGCTTCATAGCTGATAGAAGCGGCTTCACATAAATTTTTGTAGGGCGAAGCAGCTCTTCCCCTAAAGTGCAGCCTAATTCTTCTACATGATCTGTTAAGGACAAATTCGCTTTCTCAAAAAACAGCTTTCGGACAAGTGAGTAGCCATTGCTGTGGATCCCGCTGGATGAAAGACCGATCAGCACATCTCCTGCCTTGATGTCCGCACCATTAATCAGATTAGATTTTTCACAGGCACCGACCGCAAATCCGGCAAGATCATATTCTTCTTCACTGTACATGCCAGGCATTTCGGCTGTTTCACCGCCTACAAGCGCACATCCAGCCTGTTCACATCCATCCGCAATACCTTTAACAATCGCCTCAATCCGTTCTGGCGCCGCTTTACCGCAGGCGATATAATCCAAGAAATAAAGAGGTTCCGCTCCCTGTACGACAATATCATTTACACACATTGCGACCGCATCAATCCCAATCGTGTCATGCTTATCCATCATAAAAGCGAGCATCAGCTTCGTGCCGACACCATCTGTACCTGATACTAAAACCGGTTCCTTCAGATTAAGTTCAGATAGATCGAACATACCGCCAAATCCGCCCAAACCTCCAAGCACACCAGGACGAATCGTCTTCTGTACGTGCTTTTTCATGCGGGAAACTGCTTCATAGCCAGCTTCAATATCTACTCCGGCCTGTTTATATGCATTTGCCATTCCTTTTCACCTCATGGTTGGAAAAATAAAGGCCGATTTTGTATTTTATCGGCCAACATTGTGCTTTTACCGGTCAAAAATGATGATTTACCGGCCAATTCTTTATATTTACCGGCCAAAAAGAGCAAAATGCCGGTCAAATTTCATATTTATACCTTTTCATAAGGATGCAAAGTGCTTGGATAAATCTCCGTCGGATACTGGCCTGTAAAGCATGCCAGGCATTGTCCGTCTTTTCGGCCGATTGCTTTGACCATGCCCTCTGTACTTAAGAAGGTAAGTGTGTCCGCACCAATGATTTCTCTTATTTCCTCAACAGAATGATTGCCTGCAATCAGTTCTTCCTTTGTAGAAGTATCAATTCCATAGAAGCATGGATTTTTAATCGGCGGTGAACTGATCAGCACATGAACTTCTGTCGCACCTGCATCCTTCAGCATTGTGACGATCCGTCTGCTTGTTGTTCCTCGAACGATCGAGTCGTCCACCATGATGACTCTCTTGCCTTCTACAACTCCGCGTACCGGAGACAGCTTCATTTTTACACCCTGCTCACGCAGCGACTGGGATGGCTGGATAAAAGTCCGGCCCACATAGCGGTTTTTAATCAAGCCCATCTCATATGGAATGCCTGAAGCTTCTGCATAGCCAATCGCAACAGAGATGCTTGAGTCAGGTACACCTGTAACGACGTCCCCTTCAATTGGCGCCTCAAAAGCGAGCTGCTTCCCAAGATTTTTCCGGGCGGTATGAACGTTGATCCCGTTGATATTACTGTCCGGACGGGAAAAATAAACATATTCCATTGTGCACATTGCAATATTAGAGGCCATTGCAAACATTTCAGAACGGAATCCATTGTCGTCAATGATCAGCAGTTCTCCTGGAAGAATATCGCGGATATACTCTGCACCGACAACATCAAAAGCACATGTTTCAGATGCAACCGCATAAGCATCGCCAATTTTGCCAAGAGAGAGCGGCCTCATGCCGTTCGGATCCAGCGCAACCATCAGCTCTGTTTCGGTCATGATCAGAAAAGCATAAGCTCCTTTAATCATGGATAAAGCATTTTTGACCCGGTCCTTTAGGGAAGAGAAGCCTGCACGCTTAATTAAGTGAGCCAGCACCTCTGTATCTGAACTCGTTTGAAAAATGCTTCCCTGTCCTTCAAGCTGATGCTTCAATGCAGTCGCATTCACCAGGTTTCCGTTATGGCAAAGCGCAAGACTTCCGCTTTGTGAGTTGAATAGCAGAGGCTGGACATTTTCATATCCGCCCCCGCCGGCCGTCGCATAGCGTACATGTCCGATTGCTGCTTTTCCTTCCAGTTCCTTCATGGCATCTGCTGTGAAAATTTCCGTTACAAGCCCTTCACCTTTAATGCCTTTCAGCTTTTTGCCGTCGGTAACAACCATTCCTGTGCCTTCCTGGCCGCGGTGCTGCAGACTATGAAGCCCGTAATACGTGATCTGGGAAGCATCCTGATGCCCCCAGATCCCAAAAACACCGCACTCTTCATTCAGTCCTCTTATTTCAGCAAGCATGGGATAGCTCCTTTCCAGGCATGCTTTAGAACGTCAACCTGTTCGGCAAGCAATAGGCCCTCTTCATTGGAGATATAAAGTATAGGTGCTTCTGTTACTTCACCGATTAGTGCCGCATTTACTAAACTTTCAAACGCTTCCTGGTTTTCTTTTTT is a genomic window containing:
- the purN gene encoding phosphoribosylglycinamide formyltransferase: MKKIAVFASGSGTNFQAIADAVNKGDLQAEIVLFVCDRPGAYSTQRAQNEQVPQFVFSAKDYAGKAEYERAILQRLKESGAEYIILAGYMRLIGPTLLKEFEGRIINIHPSLLPAFPGKDAIGQALSANVKVSGVTVHFVDEGMDTGPIIAQAPVDINAGETLESLQKKIHEVEHKLYPQVLQNLFYAKMVES
- the purM gene encoding phosphoribosylformylglycinamidine cyclo-ligase, whose protein sequence is MANAYKQAGVDIEAGYEAVSRMKKHVQKTIRPGVLGGLGGFGGMFDLSELNLKEPVLVSGTDGVGTKLMLAFMMDKHDTIGIDAVAMCVNDIVVQGAEPLYFLDYIACGKAAPERIEAIVKGIADGCEQAGCALVGGETAEMPGMYSEEEYDLAGFAVGACEKSNLINGADIKAGDVLIGLSSSGIHSNGYSLVRKLFFEKANLSLTDHVEELGCTLGEELLRPTKIYVKPLLSAMKQFKLKGMAHITGGGFIENIPRMLPEGLGAQLSESNWEVPPVFTVMEKIGGLERKEMYNIFNMGTGMVIAADKANADELIAYFNEIGEKAYLMGTVTDREGIEIL
- the purF gene encoding amidophosphoribosyltransferase — translated: MLAEIRGLNEECGVFGIWGHQDASQITYYGLHSLQHRGQEGTGMVVTDGKKLKGIKGEGLVTEIFTADAMKELEGKAAIGHVRYATAGGGGYENVQPLLFNSQSGSLALCHNGNLVNATALKHQLEGQGSIFQTSSDTEVLAHLIKRAGFSSLKDRVKNALSMIKGAYAFLIMTETELMVALDPNGMRPLSLGKIGDAYAVASETCAFDVVGAEYIRDILPGELLIIDDNGFRSEMFAMASNIAMCTMEYVYFSRPDSNINGINVHTARKNLGKQLAFEAPIEGDVVTGVPDSSISVAIGYAEASGIPYEMGLIKNRYVGRTFIQPSQSLREQGVKMKLSPVRGVVEGKRVIMVDDSIVRGTTSRRIVTMLKDAGATEVHVLISSPPIKNPCFYGIDTSTKEELIAGNHSVEEIREIIGADTLTFLSTEGMVKAIGRKDGQCLACFTGQYPTEIYPSTLHPYEKV